One Pseudobutyrivibrio xylanivorans genomic window, CATACATACAGTGATCAAGGCGTCTTCCACGGATAATTATTTTATCCCGGAGGATGCCTTCATATTTGAAGCCAATTTTTTCAACCATATGAATGGAAGGTTCGTTGTCGGGAAGAATTAATGCCTCAAAGCGATGAATGCCAAGCTCTTTTGCAAGCTGAGGAATCGTAGCCTCTAGTGCTTCTGTGCAAAATCCATGATTAACGAAATCTCTATCCATCTTATACCCCACTGTACAGCTTTCATAAATGGGTTTAACAATATTTCTGAAGCTAACTGTACCAATGATTTTGCATGGATTATCCTTTTGGAATATCCAATAGCGCATCATAGAAAGCTTCATGATGTTTTGATATTCAAAATCAAGTATTTTCTGCTGATGACTGAGGGAATAGAAATCATCTCCTATTACAGGCTCATATCTTTCAAAAATATCTCTGTTCCGGATATAAAACTCCAGTACCATCTCAGCATTATGTTTGTTTAGAACCCTTAAATTTAGTCTTTCCGTTTCAATCTCAAACTTCATAAACTCCCCCGCGTTAATCAATACCTCTAAGTTGTGTGTTTTGAACATAAGGCTTAAGAATATTAACAAAAGATTCTAAAGTTGCCTTTGAATGAGCTGAAAAAACAGGATTTATGACCTGTTCAGATTCC contains:
- a CDS encoding GNAT family N-acetyltransferase; this translates as MKFEIETERLNLRVLNKHNAEMVLEFYIRNRDIFERYEPVIGDDFYSLSHQQKILDFEYQNIMKLSMMRYWIFQKDNPCKIIGTVSFRNIVKPIYESCTVGYKMDRDFVNHGFCTEALEATIPQLAKELGIHRFEALILPDNEPSIHMVEKIGFKYEGILRDKIIIRGRRLDHCMYAYLADN